The following proteins are co-located in the Haliovirga abyssi genome:
- a CDS encoding heavy-metal-associated domain-containing protein: MKKTILIDGMSCGHCVTHVKEALSELDGVKIDNVEIGKAVIDINIDIADKIIIDAIDEAGYDVKEIK; encoded by the coding sequence ATGAAAAAGACAATATTAATTGATGGGATGAGTTGTGGGCATTGTGTAACGCATGTAAAAGAGGCTCTTAGTGAACTAGATGGAGTAAAAATAGACAATGTAGAAATTGGGAAAGCAGTGATAGATATTAATATAGATATAGCAGATAAAATTATAATTGATGCTATTGATGAAGCAGGATATGATGTGAAAGAAATAAAGTAA
- a CDS encoding diguanylate cyclase — protein sequence MKLRNKIFLGLFLTFLVVIIIQAIGTNYFLKPKLLKIESNYVKEQFNRAEKNINEELSNIQKLVLDWSIWDDTYQFIQNQNIEYIKSNINDTTFTNTGVEFITILNKNKKEIYSAKYDYKTNKIIPFKNNFIKEIDDNKNKKFLGINNNKVVMVSYSKVFDTNEEKPFNGYLMMGFSLDSKHYKNISERAGVEVKFLISNKKLKNLILNPNNKYILAEKTVGSFGKNKINLRIKSKRWIGVIILKILKISILFSVVIYIIFFIIVGMNVYHSAIKEIESLKKQLENLPLDKFKEKIRIKGSGEFKVLADSINKMILEIQNMNMEILLGNEKYRALFEESTVIHIMVDENYCIREVNKAAEKIIGYNREEIVGESILSSFDEENNIKIKNIIDNIFLGTGSKETEVMLKAKNGDIKYLIIKPSNFLLIEEGDKYRVLLVGTDITEKKLIENEIKRYATFDELTGLYNRRIGIEMLEKNLQMAKRNNNNLIVIFIDVNGLKKINDSLGHKNGDKLIKITADILKESSRESDIVCRLGGDEFLVILVNCDLVDSEKFWNRVLENKERKNRSGKFDFKVSLSYGIASLDENREMSAYKIIEIADNRMYEDKKLKKAERN from the coding sequence ATGAAATTAAGAAATAAAATTTTTCTAGGATTATTTTTAACTTTTTTAGTAGTCATTATTATTCAGGCAATAGGAACAAATTATTTTTTAAAACCAAAACTTTTAAAAATAGAGAGTAATTATGTTAAAGAGCAATTTAATAGAGCAGAAAAAAATATAAATGAAGAGTTATCAAATATTCAAAAGCTTGTGCTTGATTGGTCAATTTGGGATGATACTTATCAATTTATACAAAATCAAAATATTGAATATATAAAATCTAATATTAATGATACAACTTTTACAAATACAGGTGTAGAATTTATAACTATTTTAAATAAAAACAAAAAAGAAATTTATTCTGCAAAATATGATTATAAAACAAATAAAATTATTCCTTTTAAAAATAATTTTATAAAAGAAATAGATGATAACAAAAATAAAAAATTTCTTGGAATAAACAATAATAAAGTTGTAATGGTGTCATATAGCAAAGTTTTTGATACTAATGAAGAAAAACCTTTCAATGGATATTTAATGATGGGTTTTTCTTTGGATTCTAAACATTATAAAAATATTTCTGAAAGAGCCGGAGTAGAAGTTAAATTTTTAATTTCCAATAAAAAGTTAAAAAATTTAATATTAAATCCAAATAATAAATATATATTGGCGGAAAAAACAGTAGGATCTTTTGGAAAAAATAAAATTAATTTAAGAATTAAAAGTAAAAGATGGATTGGAGTAATTATTCTTAAAATTTTAAAAATATCTATATTGTTTAGTGTAGTAATTTATATTATATTTTTTATTATAGTAGGAATGAATGTTTATCATTCTGCAATAAAAGAGATAGAAAGTTTAAAAAAACAATTGGAGAATTTACCATTAGATAAATTTAAAGAAAAAATAAGAATAAAAGGATCAGGAGAATTTAAAGTATTGGCTGATTCAATTAACAAAATGATTTTAGAAATACAAAATATGAATATGGAAATTTTGTTAGGAAATGAAAAATATAGAGCACTTTTTGAAGAAAGTACAGTAATCCATATTATGGTTGATGAAAATTATTGTATAAGAGAAGTGAATAAAGCGGCAGAAAAGATTATTGGATATAATAGAGAGGAAATAGTAGGTGAAAGTATATTATCTTCTTTTGATGAAGAAAATAATATAAAAATAAAAAATATAATAGATAATATTTTTTTAGGAACAGGGTCAAAAGAAACAGAGGTAATGTTAAAAGCTAAAAATGGAGATATAAAATATTTAATTATAAAACCTTCAAATTTTCTTTTAATAGAAGAAGGGGACAAATATAGAGTTTTACTTGTAGGAACAGATATAACTGAAAAAAAACTAATTGAAAATGAGATAAAAAGATATGCTACTTTTGATGAGCTTACTGGATTATATAATCGTAGAATCGGAATAGAAATGTTAGAAAAAAATCTACAAATGGCCAAAAGAAATAATAATAATCTAATTGTTATATTTATTGATGTAAATGGCTTAAAAAAAATTAATGATTCTTTAGGGCATAAAAATGGAGATAAATTAATAAAAATTACAGCAGATATTTTAAAAGAAAGCAGTAGAGAATCAGATATAGTTTGTAGATTGGGCGGAGATGAATTTCTAGTGATATTAGTAAATTGTGATTTAGTGGATAGCGAAAAATTTTGGAATAGAGTCTTGGAAAATAAAGAAAGGAAAAATAGAAGTGGTAAATTTGACTTTAAAGTAAGTCTTAGTTATGGTATTGCATCATTAGATGAAAACAGAGAGATGAGTGCTTATAAAATAATAGAAATTGCAGATAATAGAATGTATGAAGATAAAAAATTAAAAAAAGCTGAAAGAAATTAA
- a CDS encoding sensor domain-containing diguanylate cyclase: MKIKSKFFILNTIFLLIFIFLIYFFYCYQKNKIYNKTLNTLKKDNNVINELIQGSLDVSIKSYLRGIAEKNRDITVKLYNNFKNNIITEQEAKKRLFELFFSQKIADSGYIYIVNSKGDLVYHPSKFFNHKNLKNYDFIKRQINHKNGFIKYKFASYDYQRPENKVLYMAYFKPWDWIISVSAKRNELKSLININDFRNQILALKFGKTGYSYVIDSKGNLIIHPYLQGTNILNAKDEKNHYFIKEVVKNKNGIIKYPWKNKKNKKTSYKLVVYSYIPSMDWIIASGGYFNEFNDELNSFQLLILLIITIYILNIIIINLLLNRIMFRPLKEFLNKIKNINISKKYLPLKIHSKSEIGLLSVEFNRMIIRIKNHTKNLESLVLEKTKDLHRANSNLKKINQQLNEKNNVLFKTATTDKLTGIYNRSYLINAFEKEFAKCKRHNINLSCIMIDIDFFKNVNDTYGHLTGDFVLENTAKNIHDSLRKEDIFGRYGGEEFLVILPNTSIEQAENVAEKIRKNIERTKYSNNNNSLNVTLSLGVSNIFIDNPKNIDNMILNSDIALYESKNSGRNKTTVYTKKEEV; this comes from the coding sequence ATGAAAATTAAATCTAAATTTTTTATACTTAATACTATTTTTTTACTTATTTTTATTTTTTTGATCTATTTTTTTTATTGCTATCAAAAAAATAAAATTTATAATAAAACTTTAAATACACTAAAAAAAGATAATAATGTTATTAATGAATTAATCCAAGGTAGTCTTGATGTTTCTATAAAAAGTTACTTAAGAGGTATTGCCGAAAAAAATAGAGATATTACAGTTAAATTATATAATAATTTTAAAAATAATATTATTACAGAACAAGAAGCTAAAAAAAGGTTATTTGAACTTTTCTTTTCTCAAAAAATTGCAGATTCTGGATATATTTATATTGTTAATTCCAAAGGAGATTTAGTTTATCATCCTTCTAAATTTTTTAATCATAAAAATTTAAAAAATTATGATTTTATAAAAAGACAAATTAATCATAAAAATGGATTTATAAAATATAAATTTGCAAGTTATGACTATCAAAGACCAGAAAATAAAGTTTTATATATGGCCTATTTTAAACCTTGGGATTGGATTATTTCAGTTTCTGCTAAAAGAAATGAACTAAAATCTCTTATAAATATTAACGATTTTAGAAATCAGATTTTAGCTCTTAAATTTGGAAAAACTGGATATTCTTATGTTATAGATTCTAAAGGAAATCTTATTATTCATCCCTATTTACAAGGAACAAATATCCTTAACGCCAAAGATGAAAAAAACCATTACTTTATAAAAGAAGTGGTTAAAAATAAAAATGGAATTATTAAATATCCTTGGAAAAATAAAAAAAATAAAAAAACTTCGTATAAATTAGTAGTTTACTCCTATATTCCATCTATGGACTGGATTATAGCTTCTGGAGGATATTTTAATGAATTTAATGATGAATTAAACTCCTTTCAATTGTTAATACTTTTGATAATAACTATATATATATTAAATATTATTATTATTAATTTACTTTTAAATAGAATTATGTTTAGACCTCTTAAAGAATTTTTAAATAAAATAAAAAACATTAATATTTCAAAAAAATATTTACCACTTAAAATTCATTCTAAAAGTGAAATTGGATTATTAAGTGTAGAGTTTAATCGAATGATAATTCGAATAAAAAATCATACTAAAAATTTAGAATCTTTGGTTTTAGAAAAAACGAAAGATTTACACAGAGCAAATTCAAATTTAAAAAAGATTAACCAACAATTAAATGAAAAAAATAATGTTTTATTTAAAACAGCTACCACTGATAAATTAACAGGAATATATAATCGTTCCTACCTAATAAACGCTTTCGAAAAAGAGTTTGCTAAATGCAAAAGACACAATATAAATTTATCATGTATTATGATTGATATTGATTTTTTTAAAAATGTAAATGATACTTATGGACATTTAACAGGAGATTTTGTTTTAGAAAATACAGCAAAAAATATACACGATAGTTTAAGAAAAGAGGATATTTTTGGAAGATATGGTGGAGAAGAATTTTTAGTAATATTACCAAATACATCTATTGAACAAGCTGAAAATGTAGCTGAAAAAATAAGAAAGAATATTGAAAGAACTAAATACAGTAATAATAATAATTCTTTAAATGTAACTTTAAGCCTTGGTGTTTCAAATATTTTTATTGATAATCCTAAAAATATTGATAATATGATATTAAATTCTGATATTGCTTTATATGAATCTAAAAATAGTGGTAGAAATAAAACTACTGTTTATACAAAGAAAGAAGAGGTATGA
- a CDS encoding sulfide/dihydroorotate dehydrogenase-like FAD/NAD-binding protein, giving the protein MHKIIEKEILNSVVEKIVVEAPFVARKCEPGQFVIIRVEEDGERIPLTIADYNREDKTVTLIYQVVGYTTKLLSEKNKGDFISDVAGPLGKATKLEKKNRVLGIAGGVGAAPLYPQIRKLNELGVKTDIIIGGRSKENIILEDEFRKISENIYFATNDGSEGTKGFVTDVLNELIKNGEKYDEIITIGPVIMMKAVVEITKKLNIPTSVSLNPIMIDGTGMCGGCRVKIGEETKFACVDGPDFDGFLVDFDGLMRKQTMFKEEEQEKDHKCKIGLD; this is encoded by the coding sequence ATGCATAAAATAATAGAAAAAGAGATATTGAATAGTGTAGTAGAAAAAATAGTAGTAGAAGCACCTTTTGTAGCAAGAAAATGTGAACCTGGTCAATTTGTAATAATAAGAGTAGAAGAAGATGGAGAAAGGATTCCTCTTACAATTGCTGATTATAATAGAGAAGATAAAACAGTAACATTAATTTATCAAGTTGTAGGATATACTACAAAATTATTAAGTGAAAAAAATAAAGGCGATTTTATAAGTGATGTAGCAGGACCACTTGGGAAAGCTACTAAATTAGAAAAGAAAAATAGAGTTTTAGGAATAGCAGGTGGCGTTGGAGCAGCTCCACTATATCCTCAAATTAGAAAATTAAATGAATTAGGAGTAAAAACAGATATAATTATAGGTGGCAGAAGTAAAGAAAATATTATATTAGAAGATGAATTTAGAAAAATTAGTGAAAATATTTATTTTGCAACAAATGATGGTAGTGAAGGAACTAAAGGATTTGTAACTGATGTATTAAATGAATTAATAAAAAATGGTGAAAAATATGATGAAATAATAACAATTGGACCAGTAATTATGATGAAAGCAGTAGTGGAAATAACAAAAAAATTAAATATTCCAACATCTGTATCTTTAAATCCAATTATGATTGACGGAACTGGAATGTGTGGAGGATGCAGAGTAAAAATAGGAGAAGAAACAAAATTTGCATGTGTAGATGGACCAGATTTTGATGGATTTTTAGTTGATTTTGATGGATTAATGAGAAAACAGACAATGTTTAAAGAAGAGGAACAAGAAAAAGATCATAAATGTAAAATAGGATTGGATTAG
- a CDS encoding LDCC motif putative metal-binding protein, with translation MKIKEIINRKVLNLLKYLGSENNKNLGTEKLDCCNMNKEEGNENGSKGKKRGCR, from the coding sequence ATGAAAATTAAAGAGATTATAAATAGAAAAGTATTAAATTTATTGAAATATTTAGGAAGTGAGAATAATAAAAACTTAGGGACAGAAAAATTAGATTGTTGTAATATGAATAAAGAAGAGGGAAATGAAAACGGAAGTAAAGGGAAAAAGAGAGGATGTAGATAA
- a CDS encoding heavy metal translocating P-type ATPase, producing METKKKEFEVIGMTCTACAKTIERRLLKTVGVEAAGVNFANEKLVVKFDENLIETERIKEIVKKAGYDLEEKKEEKEIIIPIEGMTCTACSKTIEKKVSKIDGVVNISVNFANEKAFIKYDASKTRVSEIKNIIKKAGYIPLKIEKENDVDFEKKRHEKERKIFLIKFIVSSVFSIPLLYIAMGHMFGFYLPEIITPGSHPLNFAFAQLFLVIPVLIAGYKFYTAGFRNLFTLSPNMDSLVALGTGAAFLYGVYAIIQIYFGKLSFTKDLYFETAGIIISFILLGKYLEIVSKGKTSDAIKKLVGLQPKTALVFQDGKEIDIPIEEVEEGDIVIVKPGEKIPVDGMIIEGDTYIDESMLTGESIPVEKKIGDKVIGGSINKNGSVKFKVTKVGKDTVLSQIIKLVEEAQGSKAPIAKLADIVAGYFVPIVISIAIISGLIWYLTGATFVFSLTITIAVLVIACPCALGLATPTAIMVGTGKGAEYGILIKNGEALETALKIDTIVFDKTGTLTEGKPKVTDVIKLGEISEEEILNLAASSEKKSEHPLGEAIVNLAEERKIILKKVDKFLAEPGHGIKTIIDEKEILIGNKKLLEDNKIDLKNDNISLKLSNEGKTPMYISVNNRLEGIIAVADTIKESSYSAIKRLKELNLDIAMITGDNKRTATAIAKKLGINIVLSEVLPNDKSNEIKKLQSENKIVAMVGDGINDAPALAQANIGIAIGNGTDVAIESADIILMRSNINDVATAIELSKATIRNIKQNLFWAFGYNTFGIPIAAGVLYAFGGPKLNPMIAGAAMAFSSVSVVINALRLRGFKPSNKK from the coding sequence ATGGAAACTAAAAAAAAAGAATTTGAGGTAATTGGTATGACCTGCACAGCTTGTGCAAAAACAATAGAAAGAAGACTTTTAAAAACAGTTGGAGTAGAAGCTGCTGGTGTGAATTTTGCAAATGAAAAATTGGTTGTAAAATTTGATGAAAATTTAATAGAAACTGAAAGAATAAAAGAAATTGTAAAAAAAGCTGGATATGATTTAGAAGAAAAAAAAGAGGAAAAAGAGATAATTATACCAATAGAAGGGATGACGTGCACTGCGTGCTCAAAAACTATTGAGAAAAAAGTTTCTAAAATAGATGGAGTAGTGAATATTAGTGTGAATTTTGCAAATGAAAAAGCATTTATAAAATATGATGCTTCTAAAACAAGAGTTTCAGAAATAAAAAATATAATAAAAAAAGCTGGATATATACCTTTAAAAATTGAAAAAGAAAATGATGTAGATTTTGAAAAAAAGAGACATGAAAAAGAGAGAAAAATTTTTCTTATAAAATTTATTGTTTCCTCTGTTTTTTCAATACCATTATTATATATAGCAATGGGACATATGTTTGGATTTTATTTGCCAGAAATAATAACTCCTGGTAGTCACCCGTTAAATTTTGCTTTTGCACAACTGTTTTTAGTAATTCCAGTGTTGATAGCAGGATATAAATTTTATACAGCAGGATTTAGAAATTTATTTACATTATCACCAAATATGGATTCTTTAGTGGCACTTGGAACAGGAGCAGCATTTTTATATGGAGTATATGCAATTATACAAATCTATTTTGGAAAATTATCTTTTACAAAAGATTTGTATTTTGAAACAGCAGGAATAATAATATCCTTTATACTTTTAGGTAAATATTTAGAAATAGTTTCAAAAGGTAAAACGTCTGATGCCATAAAAAAACTGGTTGGATTGCAGCCTAAAACTGCTTTAGTATTTCAAGATGGGAAAGAGATAGATATTCCAATTGAAGAAGTAGAAGAAGGAGATATAGTAATAGTAAAGCCAGGAGAAAAGATACCGGTAGATGGGATGATAATAGAAGGAGATACATATATAGATGAATCAATGTTGACTGGAGAAAGTATTCCTGTAGAGAAAAAAATTGGGGATAAAGTAATCGGAGGTTCTATTAATAAAAATGGATCTGTTAAATTTAAAGTAACAAAAGTTGGAAAAGATACAGTGTTATCTCAAATTATAAAATTAGTAGAAGAGGCACAAGGTTCAAAAGCACCTATTGCTAAATTAGCTGATATTGTGGCAGGGTATTTTGTACCAATTGTAATTTCAATTGCGATTATATCAGGATTGATTTGGTATTTGACAGGAGCTACATTTGTTTTTTCGTTGACAATAACTATTGCGGTATTGGTAATAGCTTGTCCATGTGCATTAGGCCTTGCAACGCCAACAGCAATAATGGTAGGGACCGGAAAAGGAGCAGAATATGGGATATTAATTAAAAATGGAGAAGCATTAGAAACAGCATTAAAAATTGATACAATAGTATTTGATAAAACAGGAACTCTTACAGAAGGAAAACCTAAAGTAACGGATGTTATAAAATTAGGAGAAATTTCAGAAGAAGAAATTTTAAATTTAGCAGCATCTTCTGAAAAAAAATCTGAACATCCATTAGGAGAAGCAATTGTAAATCTAGCCGAGGAAAGAAAAATAATATTAAAAAAAGTAGATAAATTTTTAGCTGAACCAGGGCATGGAATAAAAACTATAATAGATGAAAAAGAGATATTAATTGGAAACAAAAAGTTGTTAGAAGATAATAAAATAGATTTGAAGAATGATAATATAAGTTTAAAATTATCAAATGAAGGAAAAACTCCAATGTATATATCTGTAAATAATAGATTAGAAGGAATAATTGCAGTAGCAGACACAATAAAAGAATCAAGCTATAGTGCTATAAAAAGATTAAAAGAATTAAATTTAGATATAGCTATGATAACAGGAGATAATAAAAGAACAGCAACAGCAATTGCTAAAAAATTGGGAATTAATATTGTTTTATCAGAAGTATTGCCAAATGATAAATCTAATGAAATAAAAAAATTGCAAAGTGAAAATAAAATCGTAGCAATGGTTGGAGATGGAATTAATGATGCTCCAGCATTAGCTCAAGCTAACATTGGAATAGCTATAGGAAATGGAACAGATGTAGCTATTGAATCAGCTGATATAATTTTAATGAGAAGTAATATAAATGATGTAGCAACAGCAATTGAACTTAGTAAAGCAACAATTAGAAATATAAAACAAAATCTTTTTTGGGCATTTGGATATAATACTTTTGGAATACCAATTGCAGCAGGGGTTTTATATGCTTTTGGAGGTCCAAAATTAAATCCAATGATAGCAGGAGCAGCAATGGCATTTAGTTCAGTTTCAGTTGTGATTAATGCTTTGAGATTGAGGGGATTTAAACCTTCAAATAAAAAATAG